The Syngnathus acus chromosome 3, fSynAcu1.2, whole genome shotgun sequence genome includes a window with the following:
- the gcshb gene encoding glycine cleavage system protein H (aminomethyl carrier), b, with translation MAMRAVLRCFSANLPFGVPQLSPAAALPATRLLWAARTLSTTAARAEALKFTDKHEWVRVEGDIGTVGISNYAQEALGDVVYCGLPEVGQSLEQMEEFGALESVKAASELYSPLTGEVKEINTQLTDNPGLVNKACYTDGWLIKMTIDRPAELQGLMDQAAYDNFIKSLE, from the exons ATGGCGATGAGAGCAGTGCTGCGGTGCTTCTCTGCAAACTTGCCCTTCGGAGTTCCCCAGCTGTCGCCCGCTGCGGCTCTGCCGGCGACCCGGCTGCTGTGGGCGGCGAGGACACTGAGCACCACGGCTGCCCGCGCCGAAG CTTTAAAGTTCACAGATAAGCATGAGTGGGTGCGAGTAGAAGGTGACATTGGCACCGTCGGTATCAGCAATTACGCTCAG gaagcTTTAGGCGATGTGGTATACTGTGGACTTCCCGAAGTGGGCCAAAGCCTTGAACAAATGG aGGAGTTTGGTGCCTTGGAAAGCGTGAAGGCTGCCAGCGAGCTTTACTCACCGTTGACGGGCGAAGTGAAGGAAATCAACACCCAGCTGACCGACAATCCCGGACTGGTGAATAAAGCCTGCTATACAGACG GTTGGCTCATCAAGATGACCATCGACAGGCCGGCTGAGCTGCAAGGCCTCATGGATCAAGCTGCGTATGATAATTTTATCAAATCACTGGAATAA
- the rpl13 gene encoding 60S ribosomal protein L13 → MAPSRNGMILNPHFHKDWQKRVRTWFNQPARKLRRRKARQAKARRIAPRPVAGPLRPQVRCPTIRYHTKVRAGRGFTLEELKAAGVHKKTARTIGIAVDHRRRNRSTESLQANVQRLKEYRSKLILFPRKASAPKKGDSTEEELKMATQLKGPLMPIKTVHKKQKARVISEDEKNFKAFASLRMARAHARLFGIRAKRAKEAAEQDVEKKK, encoded by the exons ATGGCCCCCAGCCGGAATGGAATGATCCTGAACCCTCACTTCCACAAAGACTGGCAGAAAAGAGTGCGCACTTGGTTTAACCAGCCAGCCAGGAAGCTCCGCAG GCGAAAGGCTCGCCAGGCTAAGGCCCGTCGCATCGCTCCTCGACCTGTCGCCGGGCCACTCAGGCCACAGGTCAGATGTCCAACCATCAGATACCACACTAAAGTCCGTGCTGGACGAGGTTTTACCCTGGAGGAGCTGAAG GCCGCTGGCGTCCACAAAAAGACAGCCCGCACCATCGGAATCGCTGTGGATCACCGTCGCCGTAACCGGTCCACAGAATCTCTTCAGGCCAATGTACAGCGTCTCAAGGAGTACCGCTCCAAACTCATCCTGTTCCCCAGGAAGGCTTCTGCTCCCAAGAAGGGAGACAGCACT GAGGAGGAACTGAAGATGGCCACCCAGCTTAAAGGACCATTGATGCCCATCAAAACT GTACACAAAAAGCAGAAGGCCCGCGTTATCTCTGAAGATGAGAAGAACTTCAAGGCTTTTGCCAGCCTGCGAATGGCCCGCGCTCACGCCCGTCTCTTCGGTATCCGTGCCAAGAGAGCCAAAGAGGCTGCTGAGCAGgatgtggagaagaaaaagtaa
- the kars1 gene encoding lysine--tRNA ligase isoform X2, which produces MLCLVRQQLCQAFQVRGQWYKRAQPCIAAVPVQIYGNRWRGDKSELKRRLKAEKKAVEKEAKAKEQQLQKKETNNCDAAGVDEEALDPNQYYKIRTQAIQELKGTAEDPYPHKYHVDLSLTEFVEKYSHLQPGEQLKDVVLNLSGRIHAKRASGAKLLFYDMRAEGTKLQVMANSGNYKSEDAFVAINNKLRRGDIIGVRGNPGKTKKGELSIIPIEMTLLSPCLHMLPHLHFGLKDKETRFRQRYLDLILNDYVRQKFVTRAKIITYLRSFLDQLGFLEIETPMMNIIPGGAVARPFVTYHNELDMNLYMRIAPELYHKMLVVGGMDRVYEVGRQFRNEGIDLTHNPEFTTCEFYMAYADYHDLMDITEKLLSGMVKHITGGYKVTYHADGPEGEAYEIDFTPPFRRVSMTHDLEKLMGVKFPPTDSYDSDETRKFFDDLCAQKGVECPPPRTTARLLDKLVGDFLEVTCINPTFICDHPQIMSPLAKWHRSEKGLTERFELFVMKKEICNAYTELNDPIRQRELFEQQSKAKAEGDDEAMFIDETFCTALEYGLPPTAGWGMGIDRLTMFLTDSNNIKEVLLFPAMKPDDNKASVPAEGTSV; this is translated from the exons ATGCTTTGCCTGGTCAGGCAGCAGCTGTGCCAAGCCTTTCAAGTCAGGGGACAGTGGTATAAACGGGCGCAACCATGCATAGCCGCAGTGCCTGTGCAAATTTACGGGAACCGTTGGAGAGGTGACAAAAG tgagctgaaGAGGAGACTAAAAGCGGAGAAGAAGGCTGTGGAGAAAGAAGCCAAGGCCAAAGAACAGCAGTTGCAAAAGAAGGAAACCAATAACTGCGATGCCGCTGGTGTGGATGAGGAGGCACTCGACCCAAAT CAATACTACAAGATCCGCACCCAGGCCATTCAGGAGCTCAAGGGGACTGCTGAGGACCCGTATCCACACAAGTATCATGTTGACTTGTCGCTCACAGAGTTTGTTGAGAAGTACAGCCATCTCCAGCCAGGGGAACAGCTAAAGGATGTCGTTCTCAATCTGTCAG GCCGCATCCATGCTAAGAGGGCATCTGGTGCCAAGCTGCTGTTTTATGACATGCGAGCCGAAGGCACCAAGTTGCAAGTTATGGCAAACTCTGG GAATTACAAGTCTGAGGACGCCTTTGTGGCCATCAACAACAAGCTCAGGCGCGGCGACATCATCGGTGTCCGTGGGAACCCAGGGAAGACCAAAAAGGGGGAGCTGTCCATCATCCCCATCGAGATGACTCTGCTTTCGCCTTGTCTCCACATGCTGCCTCACCTCCACTTTGGACTTAAAGACAAG GAAACACGATTCCGTCAGCGCTATTTGGATCTCATCTTAAATGACTACGTGAGGCAGAAGTTTGTAACACGAGCCAAAATCATCACATACTTGCGCAGCTTCTTGGATCAACTAGGATTTTTGGAG ATTGAGACTCCAATGATGAACATCATTCCTGGTGGAGCAGTGGCCCGTCCATTTGTAACCTATCACAATGAGTTGGATATGAACCTATACATGAGGATTGCTCCTGAGCTTTACCACAAG ATGCTTGTCGTCGGTGGGATGGATCGAGTGTATGAGGTCGGCCGTCAGTTCAGGAATGAAGGCATCGATCTCACTCACAACCCGGAGTTCACCACCTGTGAATTCTACATGGCGTATGCTGACTACCACGACTTGATGGACATAACCGAGAAGCTTTTGTCTG GGATGGTGAAGCACATCACGGGAGGTTACAAGGTGACCTACCACGCTGACGGTCCTGAAGGAGAAGCCTATGAGATTGACTTCACTCCACCATTTAGAAGAGTGAGCATGACACACGACCTTGAGAAGCTGATGGGAGTCAAATTTCCTCCCACTGACAGTTACGACAGTGACG AGACGCGTAAATTCTTTGATGACCTGTGCGCCCAGAAGGGAGTTGAATGTCCTCCCCCCCGAACGACTGCCCGTCTACTTGACAAG CTTGTGGGAGATTTCCTGGAAGTCACCTGTATCAACCCCACTTTCATTTGCGATCACCCTCAAATCATGAGCCCCTTAGCAAAATG GCATCGATCAGAGAAAGGACTGACAGAGCGCTTTGAACTCTTTGTGATGAAGAAAGAAATCTGCAACGCCTACACTGAGTTGAATGACCCCATTAGACAGAGGGAGCTCTTTGAGCAACAATCCAAG GCCAAGGCCGAGGGTGATGACGAGGCCATGTTCATTGACGAGACCTTCTGCACGGCACTGGAATATGGTCTCCCACCAACGGCTGGATGGGGAATGGGCATCGACCGCCTCACCATGTTCCTCACAGACTCCAATAACATCAAG GAGGTTTTACTCTTCCCAGCCATGAAGCCTGACGACAACAAAGCAAGCGTTCCTGCAGAGGGTACCTCTGTGTAA
- the kars1 gene encoding lysine--tRNA ligase isoform X1, with protein sequence MADVTAADGDKLSKNELKRRLKAEKKAVEKEAKAKEQQLQKKETNNCDAAGVDEEALDPNQYYKIRTQAIQELKGTAEDPYPHKYHVDLSLTEFVEKYSHLQPGEQLKDVVLNLSGRIHAKRASGAKLLFYDMRAEGTKLQVMANSGNYKSEDAFVAINNKLRRGDIIGVRGNPGKTKKGELSIIPIEMTLLSPCLHMLPHLHFGLKDKETRFRQRYLDLILNDYVRQKFVTRAKIITYLRSFLDQLGFLEIETPMMNIIPGGAVARPFVTYHNELDMNLYMRIAPELYHKMLVVGGMDRVYEVGRQFRNEGIDLTHNPEFTTCEFYMAYADYHDLMDITEKLLSGMVKHITGGYKVTYHADGPEGEAYEIDFTPPFRRVSMTHDLEKLMGVKFPPTDSYDSDETRKFFDDLCAQKGVECPPPRTTARLLDKLVGDFLEVTCINPTFICDHPQIMSPLAKWHRSEKGLTERFELFVMKKEICNAYTELNDPIRQRELFEQQSKAKAEGDDEAMFIDETFCTALEYGLPPTAGWGMGIDRLTMFLTDSNNIKEVLLFPAMKPDDNKASVPAEGTSV encoded by the exons ATGGCTGACGTAACAGCAGCGGACGGCGATAAACTCAGCAAAAA tgagctgaaGAGGAGACTAAAAGCGGAGAAGAAGGCTGTGGAGAAAGAAGCCAAGGCCAAAGAACAGCAGTTGCAAAAGAAGGAAACCAATAACTGCGATGCCGCTGGTGTGGATGAGGAGGCACTCGACCCAAAT CAATACTACAAGATCCGCACCCAGGCCATTCAGGAGCTCAAGGGGACTGCTGAGGACCCGTATCCACACAAGTATCATGTTGACTTGTCGCTCACAGAGTTTGTTGAGAAGTACAGCCATCTCCAGCCAGGGGAACAGCTAAAGGATGTCGTTCTCAATCTGTCAG GCCGCATCCATGCTAAGAGGGCATCTGGTGCCAAGCTGCTGTTTTATGACATGCGAGCCGAAGGCACCAAGTTGCAAGTTATGGCAAACTCTGG GAATTACAAGTCTGAGGACGCCTTTGTGGCCATCAACAACAAGCTCAGGCGCGGCGACATCATCGGTGTCCGTGGGAACCCAGGGAAGACCAAAAAGGGGGAGCTGTCCATCATCCCCATCGAGATGACTCTGCTTTCGCCTTGTCTCCACATGCTGCCTCACCTCCACTTTGGACTTAAAGACAAG GAAACACGATTCCGTCAGCGCTATTTGGATCTCATCTTAAATGACTACGTGAGGCAGAAGTTTGTAACACGAGCCAAAATCATCACATACTTGCGCAGCTTCTTGGATCAACTAGGATTTTTGGAG ATTGAGACTCCAATGATGAACATCATTCCTGGTGGAGCAGTGGCCCGTCCATTTGTAACCTATCACAATGAGTTGGATATGAACCTATACATGAGGATTGCTCCTGAGCTTTACCACAAG ATGCTTGTCGTCGGTGGGATGGATCGAGTGTATGAGGTCGGCCGTCAGTTCAGGAATGAAGGCATCGATCTCACTCACAACCCGGAGTTCACCACCTGTGAATTCTACATGGCGTATGCTGACTACCACGACTTGATGGACATAACCGAGAAGCTTTTGTCTG GGATGGTGAAGCACATCACGGGAGGTTACAAGGTGACCTACCACGCTGACGGTCCTGAAGGAGAAGCCTATGAGATTGACTTCACTCCACCATTTAGAAGAGTGAGCATGACACACGACCTTGAGAAGCTGATGGGAGTCAAATTTCCTCCCACTGACAGTTACGACAGTGACG AGACGCGTAAATTCTTTGATGACCTGTGCGCCCAGAAGGGAGTTGAATGTCCTCCCCCCCGAACGACTGCCCGTCTACTTGACAAG CTTGTGGGAGATTTCCTGGAAGTCACCTGTATCAACCCCACTTTCATTTGCGATCACCCTCAAATCATGAGCCCCTTAGCAAAATG GCATCGATCAGAGAAAGGACTGACAGAGCGCTTTGAACTCTTTGTGATGAAGAAAGAAATCTGCAACGCCTACACTGAGTTGAATGACCCCATTAGACAGAGGGAGCTCTTTGAGCAACAATCCAAG GCCAAGGCCGAGGGTGATGACGAGGCCATGTTCATTGACGAGACCTTCTGCACGGCACTGGAATATGGTCTCCCACCAACGGCTGGATGGGGAATGGGCATCGACCGCCTCACCATGTTCCTCACAGACTCCAATAACATCAAG GAGGTTTTACTCTTCCCAGCCATGAAGCCTGACGACAACAAAGCAAGCGTTCCTGCAGAGGGTACCTCTGTGTAA